In Pseudomonas putida, a genomic segment contains:
- the ehuD gene encoding ectoine/hydroxyectoine ABC transporter permease subunit EhuD: MNFWDWNYVAQILPALLQASLKTLGITLVGFAIAVVLGLFLAIARRSRHAWLSWPVALVIEFIRSTPLLIQVYFLYYVLPNYGVNMTAMQAGIIGIGVHYACYLAEVYRGGLDSVARSQWEAVVALNFAPWTAYRAVILPQAIRPILPPLGNYLIAMLKDTPVLSAITVVEIMQQAKNVGSESFRYLEPITLVGLFFLVLSIALAYLVRRLELRLELR, encoded by the coding sequence ATGAATTTCTGGGACTGGAACTACGTTGCGCAGATCCTTCCTGCCTTGCTGCAGGCATCGCTGAAAACCCTGGGCATCACCTTGGTGGGCTTCGCGATCGCCGTGGTGCTGGGGCTGTTCCTGGCCATCGCCCGGCGCAGCCGCCACGCCTGGTTGTCATGGCCGGTGGCGTTGGTGATCGAGTTCATCCGCAGCACGCCGCTGCTGATCCAGGTGTATTTCCTCTACTACGTACTACCCAACTACGGGGTCAACATGACCGCCATGCAGGCCGGCATCATCGGTATTGGCGTGCACTATGCCTGCTACCTGGCCGAGGTCTACCGGGGCGGCCTGGATTCGGTGGCGCGCAGCCAGTGGGAAGCCGTGGTAGCCCTGAACTTCGCGCCCTGGACCGCCTATCGCGCGGTCATCCTGCCCCAGGCGATCCGGCCGATCCTGCCGCCGCTGGGCAACTACCTGATCGCCATGCTCAAGGACACTCCCGTGCTGTCGGCCATCACCGTGGTCGAAATCATGCAGCAGGCCAAGAATGTCGGCTCCGAGAGTTTCCGCTACCTCGAGCCGATCACCCTGGTCGGTCTGTTCTTCCTGGTCTTGAGCATCGCTCTGGCCTACCTCGTTCGGCGCCTCGAACTGCGCCTGGAGCTTCGCTGA